The following nucleotide sequence is from Wolbachia endosymbiont (group E) of Neria commutata.
TGACTATATGAACATCTTTTCTGTAATATTAATTTAGAAATATAAAGGCTTTTTTATTAAAGCTTTTATGCAAAATAATTTATTAGTGAGGCATTGTTATGTTAAGTTTAGAGGTAAAAAAAGAGTTGTTGGGCTATATTAATGATAAAGGTTTCAGAGCAGCTGTATCCTGTATAGATGAATTTTTGCAAGAATCTTCTGACGAAGGGATTAAGGCTCAAAGAATTGAGGAAATAAAAAATTTTATTTCTGGAGAAGGATTTATACAAGCCCTTAAGGGTAGATGAATTTCCAGATATTCAAAGTGGCAGTACTGATATCGAGGAGTATATCGATATTTCAGATGACTATGGAATGACTATATTAGATCATGCTGCTGAAAATGGCTTGGTAGATGTAGTTGGTTTATTGTGTGCAATAGGTGCTGATGTAAATCATATAAGCGATAACGGGTTTACTCCTATATTTCTTGCTATTATTGGTGCTAAAGATGAAAATGAAAGTGATGTTTTAAATATAGTACAATTATTATGTAATAGTGGTGCTGATGTAAATTATGTAAATAAAGACAAGGATTCAGAATATATAGGATTTACTCCTATGCGCACTGCTATTGAAAAGCGTTCTTCGGGTATAGTTAAAGTATTGTGTGAAAATGGAGCAGATATATTCGTTTTTGTAAATGATATAATGGTTAAAACATTACGTAAAGATAGAAAAGAGGTGTTTTATTTCAAAGATAATTTAAAGGAAAAAGGATGTTCTCCAAAAAAAGGAGGTGTTTCTCCTCCTAAAAAGGATCAAGGATATAAATGTTTTGATTCAGTATTGCATTTTGCCGCAAGAACTGGTGAAACGGAATTAATACTTTCCTGTATAGAGAATCTAAGAAAGAAAATTCCAAATCAATATAAAGGTTCAGGATTTCATACATCAAGGCATAAACTTTCTCTTGAAATGCTCTTGAATATGAAAGATATTAATGGTAAGACAGCACTGGATTTAGCTGAAAGTAATAGTCCTGAAGTTGCAAAAATGCTAAAGGAAGAGTTAAATAAGTTAAAACGACCAGCATATAGTATGTTTGTAGGTAAAGGTGCGCCTGTTGTTAGTCACTCTAATTATGATATGATGCGATAAGGGGATATTAATATGGAAATTTTTCTTGATAGTGCTGATTTAAATGAAATTAGAGAATTAGAAGGTTCCGCTGACGGCCTAACAACTAATCCTTCATTAATAGCAAAATTAATAGCAAAA
It contains:
- a CDS encoding ankyrin repeat domain-containing protein, translated to MTILDHAAENGLVDVVGLLCAIGADVNHISDNGFTPIFLAIIGAKDENESDVLNIVQLLCNSGADVNYVNKDKDSEYIGFTPMRTAIEKRSSGIVKVLCENGADIFVFVNDIMVKTLRKDRKEVFYFKDNLKEKGCSPKKGGVSPPKKDQGYKCFDSVLHFAARTGETELILSCIENLRKKIPNQYKGSGFHTSRHKLSLEMLLNMKDINGKTALDLAESNSPEVAKMLKEELNKLKRPAYSMFVGKGAPVVSHSNYDMMR